The Chryseobacterium sp. G0186 genome includes the window AGCATCACCGGTAATAACATATTCACTAGGGAAAGTCATTGCATTTCCTGAGATATTTACTTTTTGTCCTCCTTCAAGATAGATCAGATTCTGCTTGTTTGCATAATTGATCACATACATTCCGTCTTTAGGAGCTTCGAAGCTACCTGAAAAGTTACCGTCTTTATCTAAACCTATATTAATTAAAGGTAAAGTTCCTACTCCTGAAGCTTCAACAAACTCAATTCTTTCTAATGGTGAGCTTCCGGTAATTTTTCCTTTTACTTCTACTTTTTTTGAACAAGACATCACGAAAACCGCAATGATAAACAATAAAAGATATTTTTTCATTTCAATTTTTAATATTACACAAAAATACGCTTTTTAGGGCTTCTTAATTCACACTAATTATTTTTTTTAAAAATTTTATTATTGCTGATTAAAAGGGACGTTTCAAATACTTTATCTATCCTTTTCTATCATCAAAAAGACAATTGAAATCTAGGTATTTGCCATGATTCAACTGCCCTCCAAATATATACTTATTAAATAAGGAATACCTAAATTCCATGATAAGTTAACAAACTTTAACAACAAAATAACTGACATAAAAAAAATCGCCCCCAAAAAGGAGGCGATTTTTATGTATTTTGAATCAATTCTATCCTTGATCTACAAGAGCAGCCATGTATTCTCTGTTCATTCTTGCAATGTTTTCAAGAGAAATACCTTTAGGGCATTCAATTTCACAAGCACCGGTATTTGAACAGTTTCCGAATCCTTCTTCGTCCATAGCTTTCACCATGTTCAGTACTCTTCTCTTCGCTTCTACTCTACCTTGTGGCAATAAAGCATACTGAGAAACCTTAGCACCTACGAATAGCATTGCAGATCCGTTTTTACAAGTAGCTACACAAGCACCGCATCCGATACAGGCAGCAGCATCCATTGCTTTGTCTGCATCTTCTTTAGGAACCGGCATTGCGTTGGCATCCAGTGTATTTCCTGATGTATTTACAGAAATAAACCCTCCGGCAGCCATTACTCTGTCAAATGCGCTTCTGTCTACCATTAAGTCCTTGATAACAGGGAAAGCAGCACTTCTCCAAGGTTCAATAACGATAGTTTCTCCATCTTTGAACATTCTCATGTGAAGCTGACACGTTGTAATTCCTGTGTCTGGTCCATGAGCTCTACCATTGATGTAAAGAGAACACATTCCGCAGATTCCCTCACGACAGTCGTGATCGAAAGCGATTGGTTCTTTTCCTTCGTTAATTATATTTTCATTCAGGATGTCCAACATTTCTAAGAAAGAAGAATCTGTAGATACATCCGATATTTTATAGGTCTCAAACTGACCTTTTGATTTACTATTCTTTTGTCTCCAAATTTTCAGCGTAAGATGTAAGCCTTTTTTTGCACTCATAATGTTATATTTATAGGTTGGAGATTATTTATAACTTCTAGTTTTAACCTCGATGTTGTCATATATCAGTTCTTCTTTATGCAACACTTCCGCGTTGATATTGTCACCCTGATATTCCCAAGCTCCGACGTATTTGTAGTTTACGTCATCTCTTTCCGCTTCTCCATCCGGAGTAGAATGGTCTTCACGGAAATGTCCACCACAAGATTCGTTTCTGTGTAGTGCATCGATAGCCATTAATTGTCCTAGCTCAAGGAAGTCTGCTACTCTGAATGCTTTTTCAAGTTCAGTGTTCATTCCTTCTTTTTCACCAGGAACTTTTACATTTTTCCAGAAATCGTTTCTTACTTCTTCAATTTCCTTGATTGCTTCCTTCAATCCCTCAGGTGTTCTTCCCATCCCAACTTTATTCCACATAATGTGTCCTAATTGCTTGTGGAAGTAATCTACTGAATGGGTTCCCTTATTGTTTATGAAGAAATCAATTTTATCGTTAATTCCTTTTTCTGCTTCGTCAAATGCTCCTGAATTGGTAGGAATAGTACCTGTTCTGATATCTGCAGAAAGGTAATCTGCAATGGTATAAGGAAGTACAAAATATCCATCAGCAAGACCCTGCATCAAGGCAGAAGCCCCCAATCTGTTAGCACCGTGGTCAGAGAAGTTAGCTTCACCGATTACGAAACATCCAGGGATTGTAGACTGAAGGTTATAATCAACCCATACCCCACCCATTGTGTAGTGAACCGCAGGATAGATCTTCATTGGAGTTTTGTAAGGATCATCAGCCGTAATCTTTTCGTACATTACGAATAGGTTACCATATTTCTCCTCAACCCAACTTTTACCTAAATCATAGATCTGTTGATCTGTAGGATTATGGATATGTTTTTCGATAGCAGATTCTTTACCTTTTTTCATGATCTCTGTAGAGAAATCCAGGTAAACACCCTCTTGGGTATCATTATTTTCGATTCCGAATCCAGCGTCGCATCTTTCCTTAGCTGCTCTTGAAGCAACGTCTCTAGGTACAAGGTTACCAAACGCAGGGTATCTTCTTTCTAAATAATAATCTCTATCTTCTTCTTTAATATTTTCAGGTCTTAATTTCCCTTCTCTGATAGCTACTGAATCTTCATGTTTTTTAGGAACCCAGATTCTTCCTGAGTTTCTTAATGATTCAGACATCAAAGTTAATTTAGACTGCTGTGTTCCGTGAACAGGAATACAAGTCGGGTGAATCTGTACGTAGCAAGGGTTTGCGAAGTAAGCTCCTTTTTTGTGAATTTTCCAAGCTGCAGAAACGTTAGATCCCATAGCATTGGTAGAAAGGAAATATACGTTTCCGTATCCCCCTGAAGCAATAACTACAGCATGAGCAGAATGCCTTTCAATTTCACCTGTTACAAGGTTTCTTGCGATAATCCCTCTTGCTTTTCCATCAACAATTACAAGCTCTAGCATTTCGTGACGGTTGTACATCTTGATTCTACCTTTACCGATCTGACGGCTCATTGCAGAATATGCTCCTAATAATAACTGCTGACCTGTTTGTCCTTTTGCGTAGAAGGTTCTTTTTACCTGAACCCCACCAAATGAACGGTTATCTAGCTGACCGCCGTAATCTCTACCGAAAGGAACCCCTTGGGAAACACACTGGTCAATAATATTTGCAGAAACTTCTGCTAGTCTGTAAACGTTAGCCTCTCTTGCTCTATAGTCACCACCCTTGATGGTATCATAGAATAATCTATAAGTAGAGTCACCGTCTCCTTGGTAATTCTTTGCCGCGTTGATCCCCCCCTGAGCTGCAATAGAGTGCGCTCTTCTTGGTGAATCCTGATAGCAAAATGCTTTTACATTGTATCCTTGCTCAGCCAAAGTAGCTGCAGCAGAACCTCCTGCCAAACCTGTACCTACAACAATAATATCAATCTTATCTCTGTTGTTTGGTGCAACAAGGTTCATATGATCTTTATGATTTTTCCACTTGTCTTTAAGAGGACCCGCCGGAATTCTTGAATCTAATTTACTCATACTAGTATATTGATATTATTGAGTTATAAAATGATAAACTGCAACGATGATAAATCCTGCTGGGATAAGGATTGAATACCATTTCCCGAAAGCCTTGATCACCGGTGTATATTTTGGATGTCTTGCTCCAATAGACTGGAATGAAGACTGGAATCCGTGAGCTAAGTGTAACCCTAATAATACAAAAGAGATCACATATAAAGCCACTCTCCAAAGATCAGCAAACTTCTCATGAAGTTCCGGCCAGAAACGTTCTGCATCAGGAGCTGTACCATCAACATACTTGTAAGTAATTTCATGTAGCCAGAAATCATATAAGTGAAGCGCCAAGAAAGCCAAAATAACAGCTCCAGAAATAATCATATTTCTAGACATCCATGAAGAGTTCACAGAAGCATTGTTAGATTCATACTTTACCGGACGCGCTTTATTATTCTTAATTTCAAGTACAAATCCCATTGCAAAATGGAAAATTACTGCAAAACCAAGAATAGGCTGCATTAAGAACTGCACAAAAGGATTATAGCCCATGAAGTCAGATGCTGCATTAAATGCATCTCTGTTCAGGACTGATAACAAATTGGTTGTCAAATGCAGTATAAGAAAAACCAGCAAAAA containing:
- a CDS encoding succinate dehydrogenase/fumarate reductase iron-sulfur subunit, with product MSAKKGLHLTLKIWRQKNSKSKGQFETYKISDVSTDSSFLEMLDILNENIINEGKEPIAFDHDCREGICGMCSLYINGRAHGPDTGITTCQLHMRMFKDGETIVIEPWRSAAFPVIKDLMVDRSAFDRVMAAGGFISVNTSGNTLDANAMPVPKEDADKAMDAAACIGCGACVATCKNGSAMLFVGAKVSQYALLPQGRVEAKRRVLNMVKAMDEEGFGNCSNTGACEIECPKGISLENIARMNREYMAALVDQG
- a CDS encoding fumarate reductase/succinate dehydrogenase flavoprotein subunit, which translates into the protein MSKLDSRIPAGPLKDKWKNHKDHMNLVAPNNRDKIDIIVVGTGLAGGSAAATLAEQGYNVKAFCYQDSPRRAHSIAAQGGINAAKNYQGDGDSTYRLFYDTIKGGDYRAREANVYRLAEVSANIIDQCVSQGVPFGRDYGGQLDNRSFGGVQVKRTFYAKGQTGQQLLLGAYSAMSRQIGKGRIKMYNRHEMLELVIVDGKARGIIARNLVTGEIERHSAHAVVIASGGYGNVYFLSTNAMGSNVSAAWKIHKKGAYFANPCYVQIHPTCIPVHGTQQSKLTLMSESLRNSGRIWVPKKHEDSVAIREGKLRPENIKEEDRDYYLERRYPAFGNLVPRDVASRAAKERCDAGFGIENNDTQEGVYLDFSTEIMKKGKESAIEKHIHNPTDQQIYDLGKSWVEEKYGNLFVMYEKITADDPYKTPMKIYPAVHYTMGGVWVDYNLQSTIPGCFVIGEANFSDHGANRLGASALMQGLADGYFVLPYTIADYLSADIRTGTIPTNSGAFDEAEKGINDKIDFFINNKGTHSVDYFHKQLGHIMWNKVGMGRTPEGLKEAIKEIEEVRNDFWKNVKVPGEKEGMNTELEKAFRVADFLELGQLMAIDALHRNESCGGHFREDHSTPDGEAERDDVNYKYVGAWEYQGDNINAEVLHKEELIYDNIEVKTRSYK
- a CDS encoding succinate dehydrogenase cytochrome b subunit, translating into MAGLTSSTIGRKYAMALSAMFLLVFLILHLTTNLLSVLNRDAFNAASDFMGYNPFVQFLMQPILGFAVIFHFAMGFVLEIKNNKARPVKYESNNASVNSSWMSRNMIISGAVILAFLALHLYDFWLHEITYKYVDGTAPDAERFWPELHEKFADLWRVALYVISFVLLGLHLAHGFQSSFQSIGARHPKYTPVIKAFGKWYSILIPAGFIIVAVYHFITQ